A window of Benincasa hispida cultivar B227 chromosome 9, ASM972705v1, whole genome shotgun sequence genomic DNA:
ATAGTTGTTTTTGCACTCGGCTGTGCTTCGAGGCTTTTTGTTGtatgtccttttttttttttgtgtgtgtgtgtaatcTCATTTGTCTTGGGTGTAATACTGCAGTTCTGATCCATGAATTGAGCATCTCATTTAATTTCAGTCATATTGTAGGAGGCTGAGCTTGCTAAAGAGAAAACTGATGGGTACAAGTTGGATAGAGCACATATTTTCACTGTTAACATGTTTGAGGACTTCGACAGATTTATGAAAGTCCCAGATGAGTGGGCCCCTCCTGAAATTAGCCCATATACTCCTGGGGTAAACTATCTGCAACGTTACTTGATTTTCCTTCTTCACTGCTTCTTGTGGTATGTTTTCTTGAGGAAAGGTGGGGGTTTTATGGATCATGTGAAGGTTATCTGGGAGCTGTGCTTAGCTGAATATTTTCTATGGGGAAAAAGAACCATGGGAGAATATGTGATTTTATGGATCAAATTGTGCTGTCATGGAAGTATGATGCTAATTGCTATTTACTTCTGAACATTTCAGGAGAATCTTCAACAGTGGCTAACTGATGAAAAAGCACGGGATCAGTTTGTTATCCGATCTGGTTCCGATACTGAGGTTTTCTGGAATGATGCTAGACATTTGAAGCCTGAGCCTGTTTACAAGCGTCAAGTGAGTATCCTTTAGCCTGTCTTGAGTATTGAACTTATTTTTATATCTAAAGTTGATACTATCTCCTGGTTAGATTGTTTTGGTTGATGTTGGGATatcaatataatattaatacaaTTTAGACATCTTTGCTCTTGGGCTGTTAACcctattttaattcaataattttcttttacagTTCTGGACCGAGAGTTTTGTTCAGTGGTCCTCATTGGGGACTTACCTAGCAACAATTCACCGACAGGGTGCTGCAGTTTGGGGTGGAGCAGGTACCTTTAACCGTCTGATGCGCTTTGCCCATCAACAggtttgttattgtttttcgCTCCAGACCTTCTGACAGTGCTTGCTAACGTCCCAAAGGCCTTAagcttttaatatataaaatgtaggttaagttaattgatttttctcCTGGTGAGAAATATTTGGTGACGTACAGCAGTCATGAGCCCAGCAATCCCCGTGATGCAAATgtgagcattttttttttcctatcgtAGTTTCTATTTCGATTGAAGGGTGTTCTTAACTTTCTATCATTGCTGATTACATGTTCTTTTAGAGGATTGTGATCAATATTTTTGATGTAAGAACTGGAAAAGTAATGAGAGATTTTAAGGGAAGTCCTGATGATTTTGCCATTGGAGGAACTGGTGGTGTTGCTGGGGTATCTTGGCCTGTTTTTAGGTATTTACGTCTGCTTTGGATATGCCTTTCTATCTAAGTTCCTTTCCGGCTTGTCATATTGGtcagaatgtttttttttcttgctgATGGTATATATGTAATTGTTGTTTATGCAGGTGGGGTGGTGGAAAAGATGATAAATACTTTGCCAGGATTGGGAAGAATGTGATTTCAGTCTATGAAACAGAGACTTTCTCCCTTATTGACAAAAAGTCTTTGAAGGTTGAAAATGTAATGGATTTCTGCTGGTCCCCTACAGATCCCATTATTGCACTGTTTGTTCCTGAGCTAGGTGGTGGGAACCAACCGGCTAGGGTGAGTACTCCCTTGCGGCTTATGTCACTATTCTTTTGatctttgaattaaaaaattttcaatcgTCTTCTTTTGTTTCCTAGGTGAGTCTTGTCCAAATCCCCAGCAAGGAGGAGTTGAGGCAGAAAAATCTTTTCAGCGTTAGCGATTGTAAAATGTACTGGCAAAGCAATGGGGATTATCTTGCTGTCAAGGTTGATAGATATACAAAGACGAAGAAAAGCACATACACAGGGTTTGAGCTTTTCCGCATAAAAGAGCGGGATATTCCCATTGAAGTGCTGGAGCTTGAGAATAAGAATGACAAGATCATTGCCTTTGCCTGGGAGCCAAAGGGGCACAGGTTTGCAGTTATTCATGGTGACAACCCAAGGCCAGATATTAGCTTTTACTCTATGCGAAGCAGCACTCACAACAGTGGCCGAGTGTCAAAACTTACAACTCTCAAAGGCAAGCAGGCCAATGCTCTTTTCTGGTCACCTGCTGGACGATTCATTATTCTTGCTGGTTTGAAAGGTTTCAACGGACAGTTGGAATTCTACAATGTTGATGAGCTGGAGACGATGGCGACCGCAGAGCATTTCATGGCTACTGATATTGAATGGGATCCTACCGGAAGGTAATTTTGAGGGCATCCTTATTTCCATGTTGTTATGAGATTGGATCCGAATGTTTTGCCTTGGCAGCTGAGATGGTCTTGTTGTTTGCATCTGTACAGGTATGTTGCAACTGCTGTAACTTCAGTCCATGAGATGGAAAATGGTTTCAACATATGGTCCTTCAATGGAAAACTACTCTATCGAATCTTGAAGGATCATTTCTTTCAGGTAACTTATCCATTATATTCTGCAAAtcttatgtttttattattaaaaatgacTGAGAATCTGATATTAAGTTAGAAGACACCGTCTATGTAACTCAGTTGGAAGACTTACTAATTATTTGGGTCTATGTAACTCAGTTGGAAGACTTACTAATTATTTGGGTTGTATATTGTAATCTTGCTGTACGGAAGGTTTATAGGgcccgtttggattgacttgagaaaaaagtgtttttcaaaaactcatttttatttaaacacttttgatcaa
This region includes:
- the LOC120085530 gene encoding eukaryotic translation initiation factor 3 subunit B-like isoform X1; amino-acid sequence: MADVMLMKEIEETAGRLGIDLSQVDFDAIRLPPGEDFGIISDDEEVLQEESLEFDSGFGNIIVVDNLPVVPPEKFEKLEGVVRKIFGQIGVIKDDGLWMPVDPTTQKTLGYCFIEYGTPQEAELAKEKTDGYKLDRAHIFTVNMFEDFDRFMKVPDEWAPPEISPYTPGENLQQWLTDEKARDQFVIRSGSDTEVFWNDARHLKPEPVYKRQFWTESFVQWSSLGTYLATIHRQGAAVWGGAGTFNRLMRFAHQQVKLIDFSPGEKYLVTYSSHEPSNPRDANRIVINIFDVRTGKVMRDFKGSPDDFAIGGTGGVAGVSWPVFRWGGGKDDKYFARIGKNVISVYETETFSLIDKKSLKVENVMDFCWSPTDPIIALFVPELGGGNQPARVSLVQIPSKEELRQKNLFSVSDCKMYWQSNGDYLAVKVDRYTKTKKSTYTGFELFRIKERDIPIEVLELENKNDKIIAFAWEPKGHRFAVIHGDNPRPDISFYSMRSSTHNSGRVSKLTTLKGKQANALFWSPAGRFIILAGLKGFNGQLEFYNVDELETMATAEHFMATDIEWDPTGRYVATAVTSVHEMENGFNIWSFNGKLLYRILKDHFFQFAWRPRPPSFLGPEKEEEIAKNLKKYSKKYEAEDQDVSMLLSEQEREKRRMLKDEWDKWVNEWKRLHEEEKLLRQKLRDGEASDEEEEYEAKEVEVEEILDVSEEVLSFDFGQ
- the LOC120085530 gene encoding eukaryotic translation initiation factor 3 subunit B-like isoform X2, whose product is MFEDFDRFMKVPDEWAPPEISPYTPGENLQQWLTDEKARDQFVIRSGSDTEVFWNDARHLKPEPVYKRQFWTESFVQWSSLGTYLATIHRQGAAVWGGAGTFNRLMRFAHQQVKLIDFSPGEKYLVTYSSHEPSNPRDANRIVINIFDVRTGKVMRDFKGSPDDFAIGGTGGVAGVSWPVFRWGGGKDDKYFARIGKNVISVYETETFSLIDKKSLKVENVMDFCWSPTDPIIALFVPELGGGNQPARVSLVQIPSKEELRQKNLFSVSDCKMYWQSNGDYLAVKVDRYTKTKKSTYTGFELFRIKERDIPIEVLELENKNDKIIAFAWEPKGHRFAVIHGDNPRPDISFYSMRSSTHNSGRVSKLTTLKGKQANALFWSPAGRFIILAGLKGFNGQLEFYNVDELETMATAEHFMATDIEWDPTGRYVATAVTSVHEMENGFNIWSFNGKLLYRILKDHFFQFAWRPRPPSFLGPEKEEEIAKNLKKYSKKYEAEDQDVSMLLSEQEREKRRMLKDEWDKWVNEWKRLHEEEKLLRQKLRDGEASDEEEEYEAKEVEVEEILDVSEEVLSFDFGQ